Within the Plasmodium coatneyi strain Hackeri chromosome 6, complete sequence genome, the region TGGTTCGTCGGGGGGGATGCACACAAACGCGTGGCCACCAACGCATATAGCGTGGTCAATCATTGTGTGTAAGTTCGGCTAATGGTTGTTCGGCGCAGTTGATTTGGCTCACCTTGAGGTAGGTGTAGAAGCGGTGGAGGACCTTCCGCAGGAGGGCCATGGTCTGGTTCACGTGGATGCTGATCTCGTCTGAAATGTCTTGGCAGCTTTTCTTCTGGAGGGACACAGCGTAGAGGATGGTATACTCGAGGAAGGTCAACTGGATGGGTACCTTCCGGAAGAGAATTAAATTAGCAACGGTCTGCATGAGGTAGAGAACGTCTGCAAAGGGCTTGGACTCCATGACGAACCGCTTCAGTCGACATATGTCATTGGGGTGGAAGAAGTAGAAGAGGTTTTCTTGGCTGAGTAGCTCGTCGTCATAGAAGCAGGCGTAGTGGTCCCCGTCTTCGTCCTGTAGGGTGAACAactccttctcctcttctaCTACTACTtcattttctgcttttttttccacttctacTTTTTCCTCTCCGTTTGACTTCCCCCTGGGGAGGAGAAGCTCATCCCGCGTTGGATTCGCCAATATGATTGGGTTGTTATGTAGTAGGTTGAACACAACAAATGATTCCAGCTTTCTGAAGGAGTAGGGCAACAGGCTGCAGAAGCTACGCACAAAGTCCAAATAGAAGTTGGTGAATACCTTCTTGAGGTTTTCATTTAAATGTCTTAACATGAGCAGACTGAACTCTCCTGTTATTTCATTCCTCTGTTGTTTGAGGTAAACGGGGATGAAGCTATTTTTCTGCCAGAAGATGAGTAGCCCTTTAGTCAGTCCGAAGCACGTGCCCACGTAGTCGACGTGGCTCAGCTGCTTGTCGAAGAAGATTCGCCCATCCGTCCCGTTACCTTCTTCACCACTGCAGCGGTAAAGAATGACATTCTCCCTGTAGGGTGCTCCACCCTCTCGACCCTTTCCATTATACAAACTGTAGTAGTCGAAGAGTTTGTTCAGGAACTGCGAGCCGTAATTCAAGTTCTGTATGGACGGGTGGACGGATATACGGACCACCCTTATTCCTATGTAGCTGTAGAAGTAGTAATCGAAGTGCTCGGTGACTAGGTAGGGCATCAGGTTGCCTTCGAATTCTTTGGGCATGGAATGCTTCTCCGCAGGGGGGGTTCCTGcttgtccatttttgcaatcGTCATTTCCGCTGTGGTGACCATTCACCTCGCCGTTCCTCTCTCCGTTCATTTCGTTGTGGTTCTCCCCACCTTTGGTGAGATCCTCCAGCTTGATCAGGCGTTTACCCACACCAGGGTGAACAATCCCGTCGATGGCGCAATGCAGCACGCCGTAAATGTCCAGCTCGTCTACAGCCTCAGCGGACAGACTGTTGCAGTCCACGTTGCCACTCAGGAGGACAAACAAATGATGCTGCTGGGAGTCCAGAATCATGATCAAATCGTTTGGTGTATTCTTATAATGGGAGGTAACAAAAAGAGTCATAATTTTTCTGAGGAAATTTTCACTCGTTTTGGTAAAACGTTTGAATATGCTTTTGTTAACAAAGTAGAGTTGGCAGTTGGTTGGAGAGCAGAGGGAGTTCTTCAGTTTGAATGGCTCATTACAGTTGAGGCAGAGGAAGTTATTTAGCCAAGCCTCTACCTGGTCGTTGTAACTGTACCTTATAGGTGTGTCCAAGGAGACATCCACGAATGCTCTTTCAAAGTAGAGTCTTTTCATCTGTTTGAAATCGTCATAACTCAACTGGGttataaatttcttttttagctGTTTGAGTagcttaaaaatgaaggtttTTCCTGTCCCTTCGTAACCATTAAGGGTGGTCGACAGGATGGTGATCtcaccttttatttttcctcttaaaATGTCGATGGGAATACAGGCAGCCTCATCTACGATCATGAGTTCTGAGTTCACCATGTCCTCCTCCAGTATGTCAAAGTAGCGAATCCTCTGCTTAACATTACTTAGGTTATGGATATCCTTAAAAACTATGATTTCTTTTAACCTTCCCAGGTTGTGTATCCTCTCGTAGTGAGTGAATTCCTTGTACCCCAGGAGGTGAAGCCCCTTCTCTATAAACTCATAAATGGTCTGCATGCCATCGTTGTTGCCGGAGCAGAGAATCACGTTGGTGTAGTTGAAGTAGATACTTAGGGCGATTAATAATCCTAACGTGGCTGACTTTCCCCTCCCTCGGTTGGCCAGCAGGCTGATAAGCACCTCCTTTAGCtgcctcttcttctcttcatcATTGCGCAGAATTTTACACATATTGAGCAGGACCTCCAGCTGGTCGATGGTGAGGCAGATCCGCAGGAGGTTCATTATGGGTCTATTCAGGAAGGAGTACGGGGTGGCCTGTTCATCTGCCGCGTCCGTCCCGGCGTTTCTGATTTCGTTGCCACCTTTTTTGCCGATTTgctgttcttcttccccccctgcgAAAACCCTTGCGGAGTACAAGAAGCGACGCCGCTCTTCCGCCCTTTTCTCGTTTTCCTCACAAATGGCTTCCAGCTGAGCCAACCTCTCCCTCAGTTCCTCTTTATCCGGACAGAGGTGCCCTCCTAAGGTAGCCGCACGAGAACCACTAAGAGATGCGTCCCCTTGTGACTCTCCTACGATGAGCTTCTTCACATGTAAGTGGTTATCATTCAACGGTAGTATGTTCATCTCATCGTCAATAAACATTGCATTGGAACACTGATtcaaggagagaaaaaaccTCGttatataattgttgtaaacACTAGAGATGCCACTCTGGGTGTACTTCTTGTGGCAATTCAAGGTTAGGTTGTATATGTTCTTCACGTCGTCTAGcttatttaaaaggaagagaatgaTTCCCCCACCGATTACTGTCTCTATACACCTACACAGAATGTTTGGTGTTATGTAGGAGAAGTCCTGAAGTACGCACATGGAGTACGTCTTCCCGAGAACCTTCTTTGTCTCATTGTAGAAGCAGAACCTAATGTTagcactttttaaaaacgcaTCGAAGTTACTATCTATGGTTGTGTCGaaggttcctttttttattttcttcttcatttccctgaatcgtttttttttacttgtaGAGAAGTCGAGCTTTTTCTTGTAACACCAAAGGATGTTGTGCGTCCTGCTGGCTAGCCGATTCAGcaggaagtaaaaatttaccaCTACGTTTTTCCCCTGGTCCCCTATTACCAGGAACATGCTGCGCTGCCCCAGCGCCACGTTGTTCTCCACCAGGGTCTTAATCCGTCCGtccacctttttcttcatcggGCAGGAACAACagtgtggtggtggtgacTGCTCAGCGTGGTTAAAAAATAGCGGCAGGTATATGCCACTAACGTGGGTAGGTCAACTTTGCTAACGATGACTTGCCCACGGGAGGATCGACAATTACTAAAGAATCGCCCAGCAGTGCAGCATGTATGAGAGGGGCCTcaccaaggggaagaagcttCACTCACCGTTGGCCACACTATCAACGGGTGGGGCAAATGCCCAATGGGAAAACCATCTCCAACTGGTCTGAAAAGCAAACCAAACCGACgcagggaagaaataattaaCACGTCAAATGGGAATTAATcttgtagaaaaaaaaaaaaaaaaattataaaagggagaaaaaacgaaaaaagatgCCAGTCATTAAAagcggaaaataaaatgacatCTCATCGGTAGAGTAccaacttaaaaaaaaaaaaaaaaaaaaaaaatacaaatgttGGCAAGTTCGTTCCGCCCCAGTCGGAGCAGCATGATCGCGTGTAGGTATACTAttgcaattatttttttttcttttttatctttttttttatttttttttttcccgaatGATTGGTGCTCAATACGAGCTACATCCCCTCCAAGCGGTTCGCATCCGCAGAGCAACATATCACCTGTTTGAGGATGGAAGATTCTCTAAAGTGCCAactttttggctagctcccGCGCGCTCTGAGGGGTGCGCCTTGGGCATATGCATGGCAAATCGGGCAGCCACATATAAATGATCAAATGATCCATTCCACTTTTCTGTGCCACCCCCCTTAAGGCTAGAACGGAGAGAAGAACCCGGACTGGGGGAAGGTCCGGTCGAAGAGGTGCACCAGCACCCTGTGGCTGGGGAACAGAAAGGGGATGTTAGCGTCCTTTCGTGGCTGGCGGTGGTACAGGGCGTAGACGTCCTCATTCAACACGATGAGGTTGTTCACGTGCATGACGTCGCGTTGGTCAGGGGGACTGAACTGGGGCGCGTCTCCCTTTGGCTGGTCCCCTTCGCTTAGTTTGTGCTCCTCCCTCTGGGCAGCCGCGATGCAGTAGAGCAGTTGCACGCTGTTGTAGGAGCCTTGTTCTTTTGGGTCCCTCTCGAAAGCCCCACACAACCACAGTACTTTATCTGCCCCCCGCAATTCCCCAACAATGTTATTCAACGTGCGGCGTCCAACGTCCTGTGAGCAGACTCGGACTCGTCGTTGGGGGGATGAAGCGGTTTGTTCTgttggaggaggaggatccACAGGAATGGCCACTACTTCTTCGTCGTCTCTCACGAATGGTTTCTCCTCCCAGTTGGACTTTCCCTGGGGAGACTCCCCCCTCTTTAGTATTTCCCTCGTGAAGCTGCCCAGATTGGCCAGTCGGTGTCCATACGTGCGAAGGAACTTCCTCCTACTGGCCTGTATCATTTggttgtaatttttgtagGGGAAGCGGCAGTACAGGGAGGGGAGGGGGCTTGTCGAGGTGCTTCTCCGGAGGGACTCACTCAGGTGTAGGATCATGTCGTGCGGGAAGTGCAACCTAATCTGGTACCAATCACACAGCTGTAGAATGTTAAATAGGTTGACTTTgagcaggaggaggaggggttCTGGGAAGTGCTTCACGTCGAAAAAGTCCAGTTTAACGTGGGAAGGGTCATGGTTCACTTCGTGTGTCTCTCCAGCAGAGGGACACCTCCTGGTAGGATTGTCCACATCTATGCGAAGGTAAGCCTGGTTGTTACGTTTCCCACCCCCTTGGCACCACCGGCCAGGCAAGGAACCCGAATCACAcatgaaaaagagaaacaaaaaaaacaactgcccacatatgtacacatcaGACACCTTCATACAAATGGCCAAGTTCAGCAGCTTCAGCCATTCTATCATGTCGCTCAAGTTGGACATATCCAACAGGTCGTTTTTTATATTCGGTGAAATGATCCATAGGTACTTCGGGGTTACCTCCCTGGGTGGGGTGtgattttcttccccaatgAGTGTGTCTTCCTGTTGCATGGTAGTTGAATTCTTCCCCTGTTCGAATGGACCCACGTCATAGTCACATGGGAGCGGAATTTTCCCAAACAAGTTATTCTTGTCGGAAATGTCACCCTGTTCATCCACGTAGTGCACTATCTTCCGCATTGCCTCTAAGAGGCGATCTCGGTTCCTCAACACAAAATAatcatacaaaaaataattggcGTGTCTTTCTTGTCGGTAAAGTTTATCCAGCTGCTTGACAGATATGACATTGAACACGAAGGGGAGGATGTTAACCATTTTGGTGGCCACCATCCCTACCTGCACTTGTATACCCTCCGGCACGTGCATGCACTTTTTCCTCTCTGCTTCGATATGGTCATCTATAATGTAGGTTGAGACGCCTAAAATGTCGAAGAGCTTCTCCAGGTGGTGGTTCGTGCAGGGGTGTTCTTTGCTTCCCGTTGGCTCATCAGTAGGATCATCATTTTGGCTCATTGTTCCCTCCGCGGTGGATCGTCCTCTATGGGGTATACTACTTCCTTCACGTACTGtacctttcccccccttggcattttttttcttcttcattttccccgtcgcagtttttttcttcatcagtGTGATCGGATCACCAGTGGTGGGTGCATCATCAGTCGGTAAACCATTGGTGGGAAGAACTGCAGACGGATGATCCGCCTGACCCACCTGTGCACTTGCCAACCGACTCTCCACCTTGCCCACTAACCTACCGTAGTGCCACTCATACACCGCCCGAGCAAACACCTCCCTGTCCTCGACAAAAAcaatgttcccctttttattatCCCCCCCTCCGTGGGGTGATTTATCCCCCCCACTTTCGCCAGAAAAACAATTCGCGTAATCCTCATCtgctttaaaatttttgaaaaagtcaTCCTCTGGGGGGGTTTCTCCATCCGTGCCGTCCACTTTGCAGATGGCATCGTCACAAGCAACTTGAGTAGGCACGTCGTCACCACCATCCTCCTTGACATGGCCCCGCTGAGAGAGAATGGCTTCACATACTTGGGAGACGTCTGACTCCCCCCTGACAAAATGCAACGCGTAGTGTGTCTTTCCCTGGGCAGAGAGAAACGCCCTCACGTAGGAAAACATAAACGAGTGGAACACCGCATGGAAGAAGTCCTCCCCCATGGTAatacttccccccttgttgGCATCCACAAAGAGGATCACATTTCTAACACCCCGACGGATGCACAGAAAGGCAgaggagagaaaataaaaaaaaacttcctttATATGATTCACTTGGTGATTCTCTCTGTTCGATCTGTACAGGTCGTGAACAAACCCAACTATGTAACTAAGCAGGTGTGCATTCGTTTGGACAAAAATAGTTTCTCCCTCTGGTGGGAGGTCATCCCATGTCTTCTCCCTCAGCATAGTGATCCGCACAAACTGAAGGATGTCGAAATAGCGACGCAGGTAGAGGGAGTGAGACCTGGTTAGTAGAGCTTGCTCGAGAGCCATGTGTAGGAGAGTAGCCAAGTAACTTTTATTCAATGCATTGGGGAAGCTTCTCAGAAGGTGTTTAAAAAAGGTGTCCTTTGCGAATGCTATATTTTGTTCATCTATACTTGGAGGCGACTCTCCTCCCTTCACTCCTCTTAAAGGTTCCTTCCCCCGTTTAGACGTATGACTGGAGTGGTGTTCATTCTCATGTGCTCGCGTGGGAACCTTGTTCTGTGTACTCAAAGGGATCCCCTGTCCTTCATCCCCCCCGTGCACACTAACGTAAGACTTTACCAAAGTTACTACGTACTGTTTAACTGCTTCGTGGAATGATTCACTCAGATTTTTCTTGACGGAGGCATTCCTATATAGAGAA harbors:
- a CDS encoding ATPase, which produces MKKKVDGRIKTLVENNVALGQRSMFLVIGDQGKNVVVNFYFLLNRLASRTHNILWCYKKKLDFSTSKKKRFREMKKKIKKGTFDTTIDSNFDAFLKSANIRFCFYNETKKVLGKTYSMCVLQDFSYITPNILCRCIETVIGGGIILFLLNKLDDVKNIYNLTLNCHKKYTQSGISSVYNNYITRFFLSLNQCSNAMFIDDEMNILPLNDNHLHVKKLIVGESQGDASLSGSRAATLGGHLCPDKEELRERLAQLEAICEENEKRAEERRRFLYSARVFAGGEEEQQIGKKGGNEIRNAGTDAADEQATPYSFLNRPIMNLLRICLTIDQLEVLLNMCKILRNDEEKKRQLKEVLISLLANRGRGKSATLGLLIALSIYFNYTNVILCSGNNDGMQTIYEFIEKGLHLLGYKEFTHYERIHNLGRLKEIIVFKDIHNLSNVKQRIRYFDILEEDMVNSELMIVDEAACIPIDILRGKIKGEITILSTTLNGYEGTGKTFIFKLLKQLKKKFITQLSYDDFKQMKRLYFERAFVDVSLDTPIRYSYNDQVEAWLNNFLCLNCNEPFKLKNSLCSPTNCQLYFVNKSIFKRFTKTSENFLRKIMTLFVTSHYKNTPNDLIMILDSQQHHLFVLLSGNVDCNSLSAEAVDELDIYGVLHCAIDGIVHPGVGKRLIKLEDLTKGGENHNEMNGERNGEVNGHHSGNDDCKNGQAGTPPAEKHSMPKEFEGNLMPYLVTEHFDYYFYSYIGIRVVRISVHPSIQNLNYGSQFLNKLFDYYSLYNGKGREGGAPYRENVILYRCSGEEGNGTDGRIFFDKQLSHVDYVGTCFGLTKGLLIFWQKNSFIPVYLKQQRNEITGEFSLLMLRHLNENLKKVFTNFYLDFVRSFCSLLPYSFRKLESFVVFNLLHNNPIILANPTRDELLLPRGKSNGEEKVEVEKKAENEVVVEEEKELFTLQDEDGDHYACFYDDELLSQENLFYFFHPNDICRLKRFVMESKPFADVLYLMQTVANLILFRKVPIQLTFLEYTILYAVSLQKKSCQDISDEISIHVNQTMALLRKVLHRFYTYLKDLMQKDIEKKVEAQFSQKLHKKKKRSRQVELPSEEYIDELNRNTRVVKKKSKKEKRALLREFNLSGTVKRKQINVKTNDDADPPKDKVSS